A single window of Streptomyces aquilus DNA harbors:
- a CDS encoding RluA family pseudouridine synthase: MRRKNRIPPSPLPQREGVDPVRVRLPPEGPWTTVREHLVERLSGAGAGVVDGMFTAGQVVDAAGRAVSPEAAYVPGMYVWFHRELPDEPAVPFPLTVVHQDEHIVVADKPHFLATTPRGSHVAETALARLRRELDIPTLGAAHRLDRLTAGLVLFTVRPGERGAYQTLFAERRVRKEYEAVAPYDPSLALPRTVRSRIVKERGILAAYEVAGEPNAVSRVELIDHRGELGWYRLLPATGQTHQLRVHMNALGLPILGDPLYPVVADAVPAGDFRRPLQLLARSLEFTDPVTGVEHRFHSAATLRAWSSYSDWAGQ; this comes from the coding sequence ATGAGACGCAAGAACCGGATTCCGCCCTCTCCCCTCCCGCAGCGCGAGGGGGTGGACCCGGTGCGCGTGCGGCTGCCCCCCGAGGGGCCGTGGACCACGGTCCGCGAGCACCTCGTGGAACGGCTCAGCGGGGCGGGGGCGGGGGTCGTCGACGGGATGTTCACGGCGGGGCAGGTCGTCGACGCGGCCGGCCGTGCCGTGTCGCCCGAAGCGGCGTACGTCCCCGGCATGTACGTGTGGTTCCACCGCGAGCTGCCGGACGAGCCGGCCGTGCCGTTCCCGCTGACGGTCGTCCACCAGGACGAGCACATCGTCGTCGCCGACAAGCCGCACTTCCTGGCCACCACCCCGCGCGGCAGCCATGTCGCCGAGACCGCGCTCGCCCGGCTGCGCCGGGAGCTGGACATCCCGACGCTCGGTGCCGCGCACCGGCTCGACCGGCTCACCGCCGGCCTCGTGCTGTTCACGGTCCGCCCCGGGGAACGGGGCGCCTACCAGACCCTGTTCGCCGAACGGCGGGTCCGCAAGGAGTACGAGGCGGTGGCGCCGTACGATCCCTCGCTCGCCCTTCCGCGGACCGTGCGCAGCCGGATCGTGAAGGAACGCGGGATACTGGCCGCCTATGAGGTGGCGGGCGAGCCCAACGCCGTCAGCCGGGTCGAACTCATCGACCACCGAGGCGAGTTGGGCTGGTACCGGCTGCTGCCGGCCACCGGGCAGACCCATCAGCTGCGCGTCCACATGAACGCCCTGGGCCTGCCCATCCTCGGTGATCCGCTGTATCCCGTGGTGGCCGACGCCGTGCCGGCCGGTGACTTCCGGCGACCGCTGCAACTGCTGGCACGCTCACTGGAGTTCACCGATCCGGTCACGGGGGTGGAGCACCGGTTCCACAGCGCCGCGACGCTGCGAGCCTGGTCCTCCTACTCCGACTGGGCCGGTCAGTAG
- a CDS encoding cytochrome P450 encodes MTPEPHSLTGAGPLAGPPPGCPAHGRGPGGLHRLYGPDAEDLEGLYEKLREEHGPVAPVLLHDDVPMWIVLGHAENLHLVGTPSHFCRDSRIWTPQIEGMVKPDHPMMPHIAWAPICSYAEGDEHLRLRGAVTGAMSTIDYRAIRRHINRHTQRLVNEFCETGEADLMSQFAEHLPMAILCEILGMPDEYNDRLVQATRDLLKGTETANASQGYVMGVLQGLAERRRKDPHDDFASHLVLHPAKLTDDEVTTHLWLVLMAAYEATVNLIGNVIRMVLTDPGFRARLNGGQMTVPQAVEQSLWDEPPFSTVFAYYAKQDTELGGQRIRKGDGLLFGIAPGNVDPRVRPDLDANMQGNRSHLAFGGGPHECPGQDIARGIADTGVDALLMRLPDVQLDCDEDELEWRQSISSRHLVELPVRFEPKPQQDIMQKPGHAPVPQQRPPWQLGTEPSEPAAPVTPVAAEPQPAVPTAPPPPLPAPEPARPKGAWQRFLRWWRGY; translated from the coding sequence GTGACGCCTGAACCCCACTCCCTGACCGGAGCCGGCCCCCTCGCCGGCCCGCCCCCCGGCTGCCCCGCCCACGGTCGCGGCCCCGGGGGACTGCACCGGCTGTACGGCCCCGACGCGGAGGACCTCGAAGGGCTCTACGAGAAACTCCGCGAGGAACACGGCCCGGTGGCGCCCGTACTGCTCCACGACGACGTCCCCATGTGGATCGTGCTCGGCCACGCCGAGAACCTCCATCTGGTGGGCACGCCCTCGCACTTCTGCCGGGACAGCCGCATCTGGACCCCGCAGATCGAGGGCATGGTCAAGCCCGACCACCCGATGATGCCGCACATCGCCTGGGCGCCCATCTGCTCCTACGCCGAGGGCGACGAGCACCTGCGGCTGCGCGGCGCGGTCACCGGCGCCATGTCGACCATCGACTACCGCGCCATCCGCCGCCACATCAACCGCCACACCCAGCGCCTGGTCAACGAGTTCTGCGAGACCGGCGAGGCCGACCTGATGAGCCAGTTCGCCGAGCATCTGCCGATGGCCATCCTGTGCGAGATCCTCGGCATGCCGGACGAGTACAACGACCGGCTCGTCCAGGCCACCCGCGACCTCCTCAAGGGCACCGAGACCGCCAACGCCAGCCAGGGGTACGTCATGGGCGTCCTCCAGGGGCTCGCCGAACGCCGCCGCAAGGACCCGCACGACGACTTCGCCAGCCACCTCGTCCTGCACCCGGCGAAACTCACCGACGACGAGGTCACCACCCACCTCTGGCTCGTCCTCATGGCCGCCTACGAGGCCACGGTCAACCTCATCGGCAACGTCATCCGCATGGTCCTCACCGACCCCGGATTCCGCGCCCGGCTCAACGGCGGCCAGATGACGGTCCCGCAGGCGGTCGAGCAGTCCCTGTGGGACGAGCCGCCGTTCAGCACCGTCTTCGCCTACTACGCCAAGCAGGACACCGAGTTGGGCGGCCAGCGCATCCGCAAGGGCGACGGCCTGCTGTTCGGCATCGCGCCGGGCAACGTCGACCCCCGGGTACGTCCCGACCTCGACGCCAACATGCAGGGCAACCGCTCCCACCTCGCCTTCGGCGGCGGCCCGCACGAGTGCCCCGGTCAGGACATCGCCCGTGGCATCGCCGACACCGGTGTCGACGCGCTGCTCATGCGGCTCCCGGACGTCCAACTCGACTGCGACGAGGACGAGTTGGAGTGGCGGCAGTCGATCTCCTCGCGGCATCTGGTGGAGCTGCCCGTCCGGTTCGAGCCCAAGCCGCAGCAGGACATCATGCAGAAGCCGGGCCACGCACCGGTGCCCCAGCAGCGGCCCCCGTGGCAGCTCGGCACGGAACCGTCCGAGCCGGCGGCCCCCGTGACGCCGGTGGCGGCGGAGCCCCAGCCGGCTGTGCCCACGGCACCGCCGCCGCCTCTGCCGGCGCCCGAGCCCGCACGGCCGAAGGGCGCCTGGCAGCGGTTCCTGCGCTGGTGGCGGGGCTACTGA
- a CDS encoding GTP-binding protein, with the protein MDFKGSDTIPGPRTEDHLPHTAQAAVKIVIVGGFGVGKTTMVGSVSEIRPLTTEETMTQAGIGVDDNFGSDTKTATTVAMDFGRISITDQLVLYLFGTPGQERFWFLWNGLFEGALGAVVLVDTRRLEVSFDVIGRLEERGVPFVVAVNSFPDGPRYPMADLRTALDLAPEIPIVECDARRRASSRDVLMTLMRFLHSLAMTGALT; encoded by the coding sequence ATGGACTTCAAAGGCTCTGACACCATCCCCGGACCACGCACAGAGGATCATCTGCCGCACACGGCCCAGGCCGCGGTGAAGATCGTGATCGTGGGCGGCTTCGGAGTCGGCAAGACGACGATGGTCGGCTCGGTCAGCGAGATCAGGCCGCTGACCACCGAGGAGACCATGACGCAGGCCGGTATCGGCGTCGACGACAACTTCGGCTCCGACACCAAGACGGCCACCACCGTCGCCATGGACTTCGGCCGGATCAGCATCACCGACCAGCTCGTGCTGTACCTGTTCGGCACCCCCGGCCAGGAACGCTTCTGGTTCCTGTGGAACGGCCTGTTCGAAGGCGCGCTCGGCGCGGTGGTCCTCGTCGACACCCGCCGCCTGGAGGTCAGCTTCGACGTCATAGGACGGCTGGAGGAGCGCGGAGTGCCCTTCGTCGTCGCCGTCAACAGCTTCCCGGACGGGCCGCGTTACCCCATGGCGGATCTGCGCACCGCGCTGGACCTGGCCCCGGAGATCCCCATCGTGGAGTGCGACGCGCGCCGCCGGGCGTCCAGCCGCGACGTGCTGATGACCCTGATGCGCTTCCTGCACTCGCTCGCCATGACGGGCGCGCTCACCTGA
- a CDS encoding DUF742 domain-containing protein, giving the protein MTPPQRQRRHPSPELVEPVPKPEGAGGGKRPPERLYVVAGPDGERADLDLVTLIVARADPPPSATPEQTAMLRLTTAPLSVAELSAYLNLPFSVVTVLLTEMLTAELVQARAPIVRQALPDRSLLEAVMHGLQRL; this is encoded by the coding sequence ATGACTCCTCCGCAACGCCAGCGGCGACACCCCAGCCCCGAACTCGTCGAACCGGTCCCCAAACCCGAGGGGGCGGGCGGCGGAAAGCGCCCGCCCGAACGCCTCTACGTGGTCGCGGGACCGGACGGCGAACGTGCCGACCTCGACCTCGTCACCTTAATCGTGGCGCGCGCCGACCCACCGCCCTCCGCGACGCCCGAGCAGACGGCGATGCTCCGGCTCACCACGGCCCCCCTGTCGGTGGCCGAGCTCTCGGCCTATCTCAACCTGCCGTTCAGCGTGGTGACCGTACTGCTCACCGAGATGCTGACGGCCGAACTGGTGCAGGCGCGCGCCCCGATCGTCCGGCAGGCGCTCCCCGACCGTTCCCTTCTCGAAGCGGTGATGCATGGACTTCAAAGGCTCTGA